One stretch of Corynebacterium imitans DNA includes these proteins:
- a CDS encoding alpha/beta hydrolase family esterase, protein MTGVKIVKTLAGGLVALLLATQATPAAAQDLSSTLDGQVNAAMESANNAVADATRNANAEWNKFVRMANESLPPGSSLPHNPVPEPAPVPKVPGGSGWAPQAKAPIAPGRNGEIVGAGRSYLVWVPANYNPARPTPVMVGYSAYQDSTENFRNYSRLRESAVGQNAIIVYPRAIGASWEGSPTAVTRPGQDIRFVRAMIDDVQRYYNIDRRRIYATGMSTGGGMAAVSACHMADLFAGVAGVSGAYYAPVNRGCQPIPVAFMAVHGTGDTLTPYHGTVRRGERVLPVPAMFASYERRNRCAGGVDRAPVGPNATRVSGRGCAKGVQVIQVHGSNHYWWYSPSAADELWWFLSRYAK, encoded by the coding sequence GTGACAGGAGTGAAAATTGTGAAAACTCTTGCCGGTGGCCTTGTTGCCCTGCTGTTGGCCACTCAGGCCACCCCGGCTGCTGCTCAAGATCTGTCCTCAACGCTCGATGGGCAGGTCAACGCAGCGATGGAGAGCGCGAACAACGCCGTCGCCGACGCCACGCGCAACGCGAATGCGGAGTGGAACAAGTTCGTCCGGATGGCCAACGAGTCATTGCCACCCGGGTCCTCGCTGCCGCATAACCCGGTCCCCGAGCCAGCGCCGGTGCCGAAGGTGCCGGGTGGCAGCGGGTGGGCACCGCAGGCAAAAGCCCCGATTGCCCCGGGCCGCAACGGAGAGATTGTCGGAGCGGGCCGCAGCTACCTCGTGTGGGTGCCTGCCAACTACAACCCGGCCCGCCCGACGCCAGTGATGGTGGGCTACTCCGCGTACCAGGACTCCACGGAGAATTTCCGCAACTACTCGCGGTTGCGTGAGTCCGCCGTGGGGCAAAACGCCATCATCGTGTACCCGCGCGCCATCGGGGCGTCGTGGGAGGGTTCGCCGACGGCGGTGACTCGCCCGGGCCAGGATATCCGCTTCGTTCGCGCAATGATCGACGATGTGCAGCGCTACTACAACATCGACCGCCGCCGCATTTACGCCACCGGCATGTCCACCGGTGGCGGGATGGCAGCGGTCTCGGCCTGCCACATGGCCGACCTCTTCGCTGGTGTGGCGGGTGTCTCTGGCGCCTACTATGCGCCGGTCAACCGCGGCTGCCAGCCAATCCCGGTCGCCTTTATGGCGGTCCACGGCACGGGGGACACACTCACGCCCTACCACGGCACGGTCCGGCGAGGGGAGCGCGTGCTGCCGGTGCCGGCGATGTTCGCGTCCTACGAGCGCCGTAACCGCTGCGCAGGCGGCGTCGACCGCGCCCCGGTCGGGCCGAACGCCACCCGCGTGTCCGGGCGCGGCTGCGCCAAGGGTGTGCAGGTGATCCAGGTGCACGGCTCGAACCACTACTGGTGGTACTCGCCGTCCGCCGCAGATGAGCTGTGGTGGTTCCTTTCGCGGTACGCGAAGTAG
- the gltX gene encoding glutamate--tRNA ligase, with the protein MTESAMRVRFCPSPTGTPHVGMVRTALFNWAQARHSGGTFVFRIEDTDAARDSEESYQAIIESLEWLGLTWDEGINVGGPHEPYRQSQRMDIYKEVLDKLIEAGEVYPAYSTNEEVQERHKAAGRDPQLGYDNFDRDLTQEQIDAFEAEGRKPVWRLRMPDQDWTWNDLVRGEVTFKSETQPDFVVARSNGAPLYTLVNPVDDALMGITHVLRGEDLLSSTPRQIALYAALQRIGVTDFTPEFAHLPFVMGQGNKKLSKRDPESNLFNHRDAGIIPEGMINYLALLGWSLSADQDIFSVDEFVKAFDVSDVLGNPARFDQKKLEAINADHIRLLEPEDFRDRLRAYLTEYTDFPADYPAEKFALAAELVQTRIKMLGDAYGLLKFLVTPDSELELNEKAARKNLKEDAVEALDEGIAALEAIDESEWATDAIDAALNEALIQKLELKPRKAFGALRVGVSGEQVSPPLFESMELLGKESTLTRLRAARAVTPYAAE; encoded by the coding sequence ATGACTGAATCTGCAATGCGAGTACGTTTTTGCCCATCGCCCACTGGCACCCCGCACGTCGGGATGGTGCGCACCGCCCTGTTTAACTGGGCGCAGGCGCGGCACAGCGGCGGCACGTTTGTCTTCCGTATCGAGGACACTGACGCCGCCCGCGACTCCGAGGAGTCCTACCAGGCCATCATCGAGTCGCTTGAGTGGCTCGGCCTGACCTGGGACGAGGGGATCAACGTGGGCGGCCCGCACGAGCCGTACCGCCAGTCGCAGCGCATGGACATCTACAAGGAAGTCCTAGACAAGCTGATTGAGGCCGGCGAGGTCTACCCGGCGTACTCCACCAACGAGGAAGTGCAGGAGCGCCATAAGGCCGCCGGGCGCGACCCGCAGCTGGGCTACGACAACTTCGACCGCGACCTCACCCAGGAGCAGATCGACGCATTCGAGGCAGAGGGCCGCAAGCCCGTGTGGCGCCTGCGCATGCCGGATCAGGACTGGACCTGGAACGACCTCGTGCGTGGCGAGGTGACCTTCAAGTCGGAGACGCAGCCGGACTTCGTGGTCGCCCGCTCCAACGGGGCCCCGCTGTACACCCTGGTCAACCCGGTCGACGACGCGCTGATGGGCATCACCCACGTCCTGCGCGGGGAGGATCTGCTTTCCTCCACCCCGCGCCAGATCGCGCTCTACGCGGCACTGCAGCGCATTGGCGTCACCGACTTCACGCCGGAGTTTGCCCACCTGCCGTTTGTGATGGGGCAGGGCAACAAGAAGCTGTCCAAGCGCGACCCGGAATCGAACCTGTTTAACCATCGCGATGCCGGCATCATCCCGGAGGGCATGATCAACTACCTCGCGCTTCTGGGCTGGTCGCTGTCCGCGGACCAGGACATCTTCTCTGTCGACGAGTTTGTCAAGGCCTTCGACGTTTCAGACGTGCTTGGCAACCCCGCGCGCTTCGACCAGAAGAAGCTCGAGGCGATCAACGCGGATCATATCCGCCTGCTCGAGCCCGAGGACTTCCGCGATCGCCTGCGCGCCTATCTCACCGAGTACACCGATTTCCCGGCCGATTACCCGGCGGAGAAGTTCGCCCTGGCCGCCGAGCTGGTGCAGACCCGCATCAAGATGCTTGGCGACGCCTATGGGCTCCTCAAGTTCCTCGTCACCCCAGATTCCGAGCTCGAGCTCAACGAGAAGGCCGCCCGCAAGAACCTCAAGGAGGATGCGGTCGAGGCGCTCGATGAGGGTATTGCGGCGCTTGAGGCCATCGACGAGTCTGAATGGGCCACCGATGCCATCGACGCCGCGCTCAACGAGGCACTCATCCAGAAACTCGAGCTGAAACCGCGTAAGGCCTTCGGTGCCCTGCGCGTCGGCGTCTCCGGCGAGCAGGTCTCCCCGCCGCTGTTCGAGTCCATGGAGCTCCTGGGCAAGGAGTCCACGCTCACGCGCCTGCGTGCCGCCCGCGCGGTCACGCCTTACGCAGCTGAGTAA
- a CDS encoding ATP-binding protein, with translation MDEATDSTKYVRREIDTLLDEVMPYFPAIALEGAKGVGKTQTALQRAEHVLQLDSPGMSDLLAADPSIVHSRQGSVLIDEWQKYPPVWDIVRRAVDAGAPAGSFLLTGSAYPPHGAGIHSGAGRIDAVRMRPFAMQERSLARTKVRIADIFHGMQSNVEAEEVAVGVTDYAEEICRSGFPGIMELPPRLRTMRLNSYVERLATHEFEELGQRIRDPQSVIRWLSAYAAGSSRTDSYQSILDRATPGEADKPARKTTQGYRRLLEQLMILEPLPAWEPLQAGFPPLIRSPKHHLCDPGLAATLLGATPASLISGDPAQSELFAQLFESFVLLSARVAAETFGAKTWHLRARRGERELDILVEDMEKRILGIEVKVSPEVRDDDVAHLHWLRVQLGPKWAGGMVVHAGSHLYRRADGIWVVPLAALG, from the coding sequence ATGGATGAGGCCACAGATTCAACGAAATATGTGAGGAGGGAGATAGATACCCTCCTTGACGAGGTCATGCCGTACTTTCCTGCGATTGCGCTGGAAGGTGCAAAGGGCGTGGGGAAGACCCAAACGGCGTTGCAGCGTGCTGAGCATGTGCTTCAGTTGGACTCCCCGGGGATGAGTGACTTGCTTGCGGCTGATCCTTCGATCGTGCACTCGCGGCAGGGCAGTGTGCTCATTGATGAGTGGCAGAAATACCCACCGGTATGGGATATCGTCCGTCGGGCGGTGGACGCGGGGGCACCGGCTGGGTCTTTTCTTCTGACAGGAAGTGCGTACCCGCCACATGGGGCCGGAATCCATTCTGGGGCCGGAAGGATCGATGCAGTACGGATGCGCCCATTCGCAATGCAGGAGCGTTCGTTGGCACGTACCAAGGTGCGTATCGCGGATATCTTTCATGGAATGCAAAGCAACGTTGAAGCGGAAGAGGTTGCTGTCGGTGTGACGGATTATGCCGAGGAGATTTGTCGCTCGGGGTTTCCCGGCATCATGGAGCTTCCGCCGCGGCTGCGGACGATGCGCCTGAATTCTTACGTCGAGCGTCTTGCAACGCACGAGTTCGAAGAACTGGGGCAGCGTATTCGTGATCCGCAGTCTGTGATCCGTTGGCTCTCCGCGTATGCTGCCGGCTCATCGCGGACAGACAGCTATCAGTCGATCCTTGATCGCGCGACACCCGGTGAGGCTGACAAGCCCGCGAGGAAAACGACGCAGGGCTATCGTCGTCTCTTGGAGCAGTTGATGATCCTCGAGCCGCTTCCCGCATGGGAGCCACTGCAGGCTGGATTTCCTCCGCTGATCCGTTCGCCTAAGCACCACCTGTGTGATCCAGGCCTGGCCGCAACACTGCTCGGTGCGACGCCGGCTTCTCTGATCTCGGGGGATCCAGCGCAAAGCGAGTTGTTTGCCCAGCTTTTCGAGTCTTTCGTGCTTTTGAGTGCTCGCGTCGCAGCAGAGACCTTTGGCGCGAAAACGTGGCACTTGCGTGCGCGGAGGGGCGAGCGTGAATTGGACATCCTCGTCGAGGACATGGAGAAGCGGATACTCGGGATCGAGGTAAAGGTTTCGCCGGAGGTCCGTGACGATGACGTGGCGCACCTGCACTGGTTGAGAGTTCAGTTGGGGCCGAAGTGGGCTGGCGGCATGGTGGTGCATGCCGGTAGCCACCTGTACCGGCGCGCTGACGGAATCTGGGTCGTCCCCTTGGCTGCGTTGGGCTAG
- the chrA gene encoding chromate efflux transporter: METSAQRGNAAEVFAAFLKLGCTSFGGPVAHLGFFREEFVARRRWLSDAEYADLVALCQFLPGPASSQVGMALGLRRAGMLGLVAAWVAFTAPSAIALVCFALGVSKLGNVADAGWLIGMKAAAVAVVAHALIGMATSLVADKWRALIAVVAMVLVLLVPSPLIQVAAILVGAAAGYTLLREAAPANEPTSAPPLPKSTGITSLAIFFGLLLALPIIARGSDVGLMLIDGFYRAGALVFGGGHVVLPLLEQAVVPTRLVSADVFLAGYGAAQAVPGPLFTFASFLGASATGIHWALGAVLATVAIFLPAALLVVGAMPFWDALRAHPASRSVLAGANAAVVGILAAALYTPVFTAGIAGPATMALAAVAFVALRSWKVPAWAVVIAAAAVGLVAL, translated from the coding sequence ATGGAAACCTCCGCACAACGCGGTAACGCCGCCGAAGTGTTCGCCGCGTTTCTCAAACTCGGCTGCACGTCTTTCGGCGGCCCGGTCGCGCACCTTGGTTTCTTCCGCGAGGAGTTCGTCGCTCGCCGCAGGTGGCTCAGCGACGCCGAGTACGCCGACCTCGTCGCCCTGTGCCAATTCCTCCCCGGTCCGGCCTCCAGCCAGGTTGGTATGGCGCTCGGGCTGCGCCGGGCTGGCATGCTGGGGTTGGTAGCGGCGTGGGTGGCGTTTACGGCACCGTCGGCAATCGCCCTGGTCTGCTTCGCGCTCGGCGTGAGCAAACTCGGCAACGTCGCAGACGCTGGCTGGCTCATCGGCATGAAAGCCGCGGCGGTCGCCGTGGTGGCGCACGCGCTGATCGGGATGGCGACGTCGCTGGTCGCGGACAAGTGGCGCGCGCTCATCGCGGTGGTTGCGATGGTGCTGGTGCTGCTTGTGCCGAGCCCGCTCATCCAGGTCGCTGCGATCCTTGTCGGCGCGGCGGCCGGCTACACACTGCTGCGCGAAGCCGCCCCCGCGAACGAGCCCACGTCGGCGCCGCCCCTCCCAAAGAGCACTGGAATCACGAGCCTGGCCATCTTTTTCGGGTTGCTGCTCGCGTTGCCGATCATCGCCCGTGGCAGCGACGTGGGGCTCATGCTTATCGACGGCTTCTACCGCGCCGGTGCCCTCGTCTTCGGCGGCGGACACGTCGTCCTGCCGCTGCTGGAGCAAGCCGTGGTGCCGACAAGATTGGTGAGCGCCGACGTCTTCCTTGCCGGCTACGGCGCAGCCCAGGCGGTGCCCGGCCCGCTGTTTACGTTCGCGTCCTTCCTCGGCGCGAGCGCGACCGGCATCCACTGGGCGCTGGGCGCGGTGCTCGCCACGGTGGCGATCTTCCTGCCCGCGGCCCTGCTCGTCGTCGGTGCAATGCCGTTTTGGGACGCGCTACGCGCGCATCCGGCGAGCCGGAGCGTGCTGGCCGGTGCCAACGCGGCAGTCGTAGGCATCCTCGCCGCCGCGCTGTACACACCAGTCTTCACCGCCGGTATCGCGGGGCCGGCAACGATGGCGCTCGCGGCTGTGGCTTTTGTTGCTCTGCGCTCGTGGAAGGTACCTGCCTGGGCCGTGGTCATCGCTGCGGCGGCAGTGGGACTCGTTGCGCTGTAA
- a CDS encoding IS1249 family transposase — translation MPTQHRKRKHNRPLCPACEHTATKMGTTSSGTQRWRCTHCGHTFTNPNTAKTSAYRFSVFIDWITGQRPLDAVAAAHNVSRRTLIRWFTYFWFIIVPCKPDPYRVYDQLFIDGTYFHKKCLLVAATSEHVVAWHWCTRETAYDYAKLFDLIAEPLVVTTDGSGGAHKAIKQCWPNAAIQRCLVHVRRDTIKDTTRQPTLTAHKALLRLGNQLTHITTRDQAIDWALRLNRFHDLYGDWLKDRTYRNQVAPEEIPKRIRDNQQWWYTHPRARRAYRRFERLYQQGHLFVWLNPPHRTTTELKTTTNSLEGGVNAQLKHLARAHRGAFDEHQRIIMDWWLYLHTQHHDDPLALAIEQDFGHAGYAHARQAHMRERDQANSPDGRPKVYDTGIDTDFNPSWAIRHGWAGRS, via the coding sequence ATGCCAACTCAACACAGAAAGAGAAAACACAACAGGCCCCTATGCCCGGCATGCGAGCACACCGCCACAAAAATGGGCACCACCTCCAGCGGAACACAGCGATGGCGCTGCACACACTGCGGGCACACCTTCACCAACCCCAACACGGCCAAGACCAGCGCATATCGGTTTTCCGTCTTCATCGATTGGATCACCGGCCAACGCCCCCTCGACGCTGTAGCTGCTGCACACAACGTCTCCAGGCGCACACTGATCCGCTGGTTCACCTACTTCTGGTTCATCATTGTCCCGTGCAAACCAGACCCGTACCGCGTCTACGACCAGCTCTTTATCGACGGGACCTACTTCCACAAGAAATGCCTGCTTGTCGCTGCAACCAGCGAGCACGTCGTCGCCTGGCACTGGTGCACACGAGAAACCGCCTACGACTACGCCAAACTCTTCGACCTGATCGCCGAACCCCTAGTCGTGACTACAGACGGCTCCGGTGGCGCCCACAAAGCCATCAAACAATGCTGGCCAAACGCTGCTATCCAACGCTGCCTCGTCCACGTACGCCGCGACACCATCAAAGACACCACACGCCAACCAACACTTACCGCCCACAAAGCACTGCTTCGCCTCGGCAACCAGCTGACCCACATCACCACCCGCGATCAGGCAATTGACTGGGCACTTCGCCTCAACCGCTTCCATGACCTCTACGGTGACTGGCTCAAAGACCGCACCTACCGCAACCAAGTCGCCCCAGAGGAGATCCCAAAACGCATCCGCGACAACCAGCAATGGTGGTACACCCATCCCAGAGCCCGCAGAGCCTACCGCCGGTTCGAGCGCCTCTACCAACAAGGCCACCTCTTCGTCTGGCTCAACCCACCACACCGCACCACAACCGAGTTGAAGACCACCACAAACAGCCTGGAAGGCGGCGTGAACGCACAGCTGAAACACCTTGCCCGAGCCCACCGCGGCGCATTTGACGAACACCAACGAATCATCATGGACTGGTGGCTCTACCTGCACACCCAACACCACGATGACCCGCTGGCGCTAGCAATCGAGCAAGACTTCGGCCACGCAGGCTACGCACACGCCCGCCAGGCACACATGCGTGAACGCGACCAAGCCAACTCACCCGACGGCCGGCCGAAAGTCTACGACACCGGCATCGACACCGACTTCAACCCCTCCTGGGCCATCCGACACGGCTGGGCAGGACGCTCATAA
- a CDS encoding fibronectin type III domain-containing protein has translation MRTSRRPNRLLRPAVAIMLTAALSASTVAVPTARAATDKIDRLTFGIGADETQANVAWQTSRTGAQYLEYWKTSSPDDKQRVESERGPHEALMTGLEPDTEYAYRVGSDRAGWTDEYTFTTDSGDDSWNFLAFADAQIGVDTKVKEQAAAWDKAVNTATSEHPDASFIMHLGDQIEGWGSATAQTKAFTAPEKLRSYRLGVLRGNHETYTAKRHFNDAFYLPNEENDSGNYFFTYNNVLFIGLDSNASKSDEIAQHAEFVQNAIDEHGAEADWVIVGFHHAPFSQGTHYTDDDVVRLREELTPKLSDAGVDLVLSGHDHIYTRSHLMEGAEPVIPEGAAKAGDVLIPDENQVLYVTSTTATGGKYYDFQDKDGNTHPRIREEYAADLAHDSTARWRQDYNPDYTSVEVSPEALKLTTYNINTPYVVDQVTLQKKNAEVPEEEPTTTPEETPTATTSAEPTKPSDAGTATVTTTATATETTKSEPEVITTTVSSEKTVTSTVTTVEDTVVTSTSTQTSPTTKEVEVTKTVPTTVEKTLTNASTVEGSTTITKTTTAQEPSVDTKQAGSSTAGIIFTVLGVLAALLAVIAGALTYLHPQLVQQVRDYFNI, from the coding sequence ATGCGTACTTCCCGCCGTCCGAATCGCCTGCTGCGCCCTGCTGTCGCCATCATGCTGACCGCAGCCCTGTCCGCCTCCACGGTTGCGGTCCCCACCGCGCGGGCTGCCACCGACAAGATCGACCGTCTCACCTTCGGCATTGGTGCCGACGAGACGCAGGCGAACGTTGCCTGGCAGACCTCCCGCACAGGTGCCCAGTACCTTGAGTACTGGAAGACCTCTTCGCCCGACGATAAGCAGCGGGTGGAGTCCGAGCGCGGCCCACACGAGGCACTGATGACCGGCCTTGAGCCGGATACCGAGTACGCCTACCGCGTGGGCAGCGACCGCGCCGGCTGGACCGACGAGTACACCTTCACCACCGACTCGGGTGACGATAGCTGGAACTTCCTCGCCTTCGCCGATGCGCAGATCGGCGTTGACACCAAGGTGAAAGAGCAGGCCGCTGCTTGGGATAAGGCCGTAAACACCGCGACTTCCGAGCACCCGGATGCCTCCTTCATCATGCACTTGGGCGACCAGATTGAAGGCTGGGGCTCCGCCACCGCGCAGACCAAGGCGTTTACCGCCCCGGAGAAGCTGCGCAGCTACCGCCTTGGCGTCCTGCGCGGCAACCACGAAACCTACACCGCCAAGCGCCACTTCAACGACGCGTTCTACCTGCCCAACGAGGAAAACGACTCGGGCAACTACTTCTTCACCTACAACAACGTGCTCTTCATCGGCCTGGACAGCAACGCCTCCAAGTCCGATGAGATCGCACAGCACGCCGAGTTCGTCCAAAACGCCATCGACGAGCACGGAGCAGAGGCGGACTGGGTCATCGTTGGCTTCCACCACGCGCCGTTCTCGCAGGGCACCCACTACACCGACGACGACGTGGTGCGCCTGCGCGAAGAGCTCACCCCGAAGCTTTCCGACGCTGGCGTGGACCTGGTCTTGAGCGGCCACGACCACATCTACACCCGCAGCCACCTTATGGAGGGTGCCGAGCCTGTCATCCCCGAAGGTGCCGCAAAGGCCGGCGACGTGCTCATCCCGGACGAGAACCAGGTCCTCTACGTCACCTCCACCACCGCTACCGGCGGCAAGTACTATGACTTCCAGGACAAGGACGGCAACACGCACCCACGCATTCGCGAGGAGTACGCGGCAGACCTTGCGCACGACTCCACCGCCCGCTGGCGCCAGGACTACAACCCGGACTACACCAGCGTCGAGGTCAGCCCAGAGGCACTCAAGCTGACGACCTACAACATCAACACCCCGTACGTGGTGGATCAGGTCACGCTGCAGAAGAAGAACGCAGAGGTACCGGAGGAGGAGCCGACCACGACTCCTGAGGAAACGCCGACTGCAACCACGTCTGCGGAGCCTACGAAGCCTTCGGATGCGGGCACCGCAACCGTGACGACCACCGCGACTGCAACCGAGACCACAAAGTCGGAGCCCGAGGTCATCACCACCACGGTGTCTTCTGAGAAGACCGTCACCTCCACCGTCACCACGGTCGAGGACACTGTGGTGACCTCGACGTCCACGCAGACTTCCCCGACCACGAAGGAGGTCGAGGTGACCAAGACGGTGCCCACCACGGTGGAGAAGACCTTGACGAACGCCTCAACGGTCGAGGGGTCGACCACCATCACCAAGACCACGACGGCGCAGGAACCGTCCGTCGATACCAAGCAGGCCGGCAGCAGCACCGCGGGCATCATCTTCACGGTTCTGGGCGTGCTCGCAGCACTGCTCGCCGTGATCGCGGGCGCACTCACCTACCTGCACCCGCAGCTTGTGCAGCAGGTCCGCGACTACTTCAACATCTAG
- a CDS encoding alkaline phosphatase D family protein: MNSEIRVNRRVVLQAAAASAAAVAVGAGGAYAARTSTVSTPETPTQAEQWDLPFLHGVASGDPLPDRVILWTRVTPSRDALPGSGLGEDVELEWQLDTSEDFKNPQTGTVVAIASADHTVHVDPTGLSPDTEYFYRFIVQSGEHAGATSPVGRTLTAPAEDAEIDQLNLAIASCANWESGFFNAYGDMAQRARNREIDHVVFLGDYIYEYPTGEYAGKSGVARMHHPEWEITTLEDYRQRYGRYRTDLHLQAAHGACPWIVVWDDHEIANNNWRDGAENHTDGRVEGEWAQRREAAMQAYFEWLPVRAESLSGERRLYRRFNFGTLAQLTVMDLRTYRDAETTGSQFNDPDRTMLGSEQFNWLTEQLKNSTARWDVLGNSVMISPMRFATIAGNDKANEAIGYIRERSTGIAVNSDQWDGYAAERDRLLTVLDEQNSNPLFLTGDIHSEWANSISATYGEIGCEMVTTSISAPNVDEILTSAFGTYHPEDNSTSLLVEKVIRDNNPWVNHIDFDAHGYGIASIHHDFVDMCYYRVSDVEDPEATVALGEKRQWRIGEGFVDA; the protein is encoded by the coding sequence ATGAACTCAGAAATCCGTGTGAATCGTCGTGTCGTGCTGCAAGCTGCCGCCGCCTCCGCGGCTGCCGTAGCGGTGGGTGCTGGGGGAGCCTACGCAGCCCGTACCTCCACCGTGTCCACTCCGGAAACACCTACGCAGGCTGAACAGTGGGACCTGCCGTTCCTCCATGGCGTTGCCTCCGGCGACCCGCTGCCGGATCGGGTGATCCTCTGGACGCGCGTGACGCCCTCGCGCGATGCGCTGCCTGGCTCGGGCCTGGGTGAGGACGTCGAGCTGGAGTGGCAGCTCGATACCTCGGAGGACTTTAAAAACCCGCAGACCGGCACGGTTGTGGCCATCGCGTCAGCGGACCACACCGTGCACGTGGACCCGACTGGGCTTTCGCCGGACACGGAGTACTTCTACCGCTTCATCGTGCAAAGCGGCGAGCACGCGGGCGCGACGTCGCCGGTGGGACGCACGCTGACCGCGCCCGCGGAGGATGCCGAGATTGACCAGCTCAACCTCGCCATCGCCTCGTGCGCGAACTGGGAGTCCGGGTTCTTCAACGCCTACGGCGACATGGCGCAGCGGGCGCGCAACCGCGAGATTGACCACGTGGTGTTCTTGGGCGATTACATCTACGAGTACCCGACTGGCGAGTACGCGGGCAAGAGCGGCGTGGCTCGCATGCACCACCCGGAGTGGGAGATCACCACGCTCGAGGACTACCGCCAGCGCTACGGCCGCTACCGTACGGATCTGCACCTGCAGGCCGCGCACGGCGCGTGCCCGTGGATTGTGGTGTGGGATGACCACGAGATTGCCAACAATAACTGGCGAGATGGTGCGGAGAATCATACGGATGGTCGCGTTGAGGGGGAGTGGGCGCAGCGTCGAGAAGCGGCGATGCAGGCCTACTTTGAGTGGCTGCCGGTGCGCGCCGAGTCGCTGTCCGGAGAGCGCCGCCTCTACCGCCGCTTCAACTTCGGCACGCTCGCGCAGCTGACGGTGATGGACCTGCGCACCTACCGCGACGCTGAGACGACCGGCTCCCAATTCAATGACCCGGACCGCACCATGCTGGGCTCCGAGCAATTCAACTGGCTGACCGAGCAGCTGAAAAACTCCACGGCGCGGTGGGACGTGCTGGGCAACTCGGTGATGATCTCCCCGATGCGCTTTGCCACAATCGCCGGCAACGATAAGGCGAACGAGGCCATCGGCTACATCCGGGAGCGCTCCACCGGCATCGCGGTCAACTCTGACCAGTGGGACGGCTACGCCGCGGAGCGCGACCGACTACTCACCGTGTTGGACGAGCAGAACTCCAACCCGCTTTTCCTCACCGGCGACATCCACTCCGAGTGGGCCAACTCAATTTCTGCAACCTACGGCGAGATCGGTTGTGAGATGGTAACCACCTCGATCTCTGCGCCGAACGTGGATGAGATCCTCACCAGCGCGTTTGGCACCTACCACCCGGAGGACAACTCGACCTCGCTGCTGGTGGAGAAGGTTATCCGCGACAACAACCCGTGGGTTAACCACATCGACTTCGACGCGCACGGCTACGGCATCGCCAGCATCCACCACGACTTTGTTGACATGTGCTACTACCGCGTCTCCGATGTGGAGGACCCGGAAGCCACTGTCGCCCTCGGCGAAAAGCGCCAGTGGCGCATCGGCGAGGGCTTCGTTGATGCTTAG
- a CDS encoding IclR family transcriptional regulator: MRDGIIHYVRQYSEDSGIKVLDRSVAIVRAVARGEKPLAQLSEETGLPRATTHRIATALEVHHILSRTESGAWTIGPALASFTSGTSPLLLSAASPIMRDLVATTGEAVQLYELTGETRTCIAAEEPTAGLTYTVPVGSQLSLAAGSAARVYAAFSLIDATPFPASELRKVRETGLAESVAEREIGLASVSTAVRDRDGSVIAVLSVSGPAERLSPSPAGKWGEALLAARSRLEAAL; the protein is encoded by the coding sequence ATGCGAGATGGTATTATCCATTACGTGAGACAGTATAGCGAAGACTCCGGCATCAAAGTGCTTGACCGCTCGGTTGCGATCGTGCGCGCCGTCGCCCGCGGGGAAAAGCCACTCGCACAGCTCAGCGAGGAAACCGGCCTGCCGCGCGCAACCACCCACCGCATCGCCACAGCACTCGAGGTCCACCACATCCTCTCGCGCACCGAATCGGGCGCGTGGACCATCGGACCCGCGCTCGCCAGCTTCACCTCGGGCACGTCCCCGCTGCTGCTCAGCGCCGCCTCCCCCATCATGCGCGACCTCGTCGCCACCACCGGCGAGGCCGTGCAGCTTTACGAGCTCACCGGCGAGACCCGCACGTGCATCGCCGCCGAAGAGCCGACCGCCGGCCTGACCTACACCGTGCCCGTGGGCTCGCAACTCTCCCTCGCCGCGGGTTCCGCCGCGCGCGTCTACGCCGCCTTCTCACTTATCGACGCCACGCCATTCCCCGCCTCCGAACTCCGCAAAGTCCGCGAAACCGGCCTGGCAGAATCGGTCGCCGAGCGCGAAATCGGGCTCGCCTCCGTCTCCACCGCGGTCCGCGACCGCGACGGCAGCGTCATCGCCGTGCTTTCCGTCTCCGGACCGGCAGAAAGGCTCTCCCCCAGCCCCGCCGGCAAGTGGGGCGAGGCGCTGCTGGCTGCGCGGAGTCGTTTGGAGGCGGCGCTGTAG